A single Rhodoligotrophos defluvii DNA region contains:
- a CDS encoding DUF2933 domain-containing protein: MDWLSENWLWILIGVAFIAMHLFGHGGHGGHGRHGGSERDIGPSRHDPAKRPGANAPTAHRHEGKAHRQ, translated from the coding sequence ATGGACTGGCTTTCAGAGAACTGGCTTTGGATTCTCATCGGCGTGGCCTTCATCGCCATGCATCTGTTCGGTCACGGCGGACATGGAGGCCACGGCCGGCACGGGGGCAGCGAACGTGATATCGGGCCAAGCCGCCACGACCCTGCCAAGCGTCCGGGCGCGAATGCGCCGACGGCTCATCGCCACGAGGGCAAGGCACACAGGCAGTGA
- a CDS encoding YncE family protein translates to MMFRLSVAALLATMPVAALADPVYIPLGSADAILVVDSSTDHVTGRIDGVPAVHGLAPTPDGRYLIAGSADERPARAAVPDKPETISDAEHVAHHPGPLAPIARAPATLSTVSIIDTEADAVVRRIDVPGGVHHVAVDPTGRVAAVTHPAPGGITAIDLSSFEIAATVATGPYANYAAFSPDGRRLYVSNAGNGTVSELDVERWIVRRNVIVGASPEHLVLSREGRRLYVNNVEAGTVSVVDTSAFEVVEHLAVSAPLHGIELAENGDTLFVAAMGEDRLVAFDLAARTQRDVALRPAPYHVAAIAGTGKLYVSSDVEPKLWVVDQKTLAVMREIELGGKGHQIALPTQR, encoded by the coding sequence ATGATGTTCCGTCTCTCCGTCGCCGCCCTGCTCGCAACGATGCCTGTGGCCGCGTTGGCCGATCCTGTCTACATCCCGCTCGGCAGCGCCGACGCCATTCTCGTCGTGGACAGCAGCACCGACCACGTCACCGGCCGCATCGACGGCGTCCCCGCCGTCCACGGCCTTGCACCGACACCCGATGGCCGATATCTGATTGCCGGAAGCGCGGACGAACGCCCGGCCCGCGCTGCTGTGCCCGACAAACCGGAAACCATCTCCGACGCGGAGCACGTGGCCCACCATCCGGGGCCCCTTGCACCGATCGCGAGAGCCCCGGCGACGCTGAGCACCGTCTCGATCATCGACACCGAGGCGGATGCGGTCGTCCGCCGCATCGATGTGCCCGGTGGCGTGCATCATGTCGCGGTCGACCCGACCGGTCGCGTTGCCGCCGTGACCCATCCGGCGCCCGGCGGAATTACCGCGATCGATCTCTCCAGCTTCGAAATCGCGGCGACGGTTGCCACAGGGCCATACGCCAACTATGCCGCCTTCTCGCCGGACGGCCGCCGGCTTTATGTGAGCAACGCCGGCAATGGCACGGTCAGCGAACTCGACGTCGAGCGCTGGATTGTGCGCCGCAACGTGATCGTCGGGGCGAGTCCCGAGCATCTCGTGCTCTCCCGCGAGGGCCGCCGACTTTACGTGAACAATGTAGAGGCGGGTACCGTCTCGGTGGTCGACACCTCTGCGTTTGAGGTCGTCGAACATCTGGCCGTCAGCGCCCCGCTGCACGGTATCGAACTCGCCGAGAACGGAGATACGCTGTTCGTTGCGGCGATGGGCGAGGATCGTCTCGTTGCCTTCGACCTCGCCGCGCGCACACAACGCGACGTGGCGCTCAGGCCCGCGCCCTACCACGTCGCCGCAATCGCCGGAACCGGCAAGCTCTACGTCTCCAGCGACGTCGAGCCGAAGCTCTGGGTTGTCGACCAGAAGACGCTCGCGGTGATGCGCGAGATCGAGCTCGGCGGCAAGGGCCATCAGATCGCCCTGCCGACGCAGCGATAG
- a CDS encoding DUF5676 family membrane protein: MLNTRLVTWALSLWTAITFVVCVVYGLVTPQSLGMQQFLEMVLPAFKWLTWWGFLLGLAESFLYGAYAGLVFCPVYNLLQRRWGAQTGQKA, translated from the coding sequence ATGCTGAACACGAGGCTGGTAACTTGGGCCTTAAGTCTCTGGACGGCGATCACCTTTGTGGTTTGTGTGGTCTACGGGCTGGTGACGCCGCAAAGCCTTGGCATGCAACAGTTTCTCGAAATGGTGTTGCCTGCCTTCAAGTGGCTGACCTGGTGGGGCTTCCTCCTCGGCCTAGCCGAGAGCTTTCTGTACGGCGCTTATGCCGGCCTCGTCTTCTGCCCGGTCTATAATCTGCTGCAACGGCGGTGGGGAGCGCAGACAGGCCAAAAGGCCTGA